Proteins encoded by one window of Oreochromis niloticus isolate F11D_XX linkage group LG17, O_niloticus_UMD_NMBU, whole genome shotgun sequence:
- the svopl gene encoding putative transporter SVOPL isoform X2, translating into MSDSMKTQLVSSIYLQEVELQEKPADDKQDSKNSNNDKTFTVEDAVEKIGFGRFHILLFVIMGSSNIVEAMEIMLLAVVSPEIRCEWRLEDWQVALVSTMVFLGFMVCGVLGGYIADRYGRWKVVVGGFVWSAYFSLLTSFAPSYGWFIFLRAMVGCGVAGVSQGFVLKTEFIPAKYRAILLPLATIFWMLGSMLIIILGMLVVPTWGWRWMIRISVTPSIILIFLFKFIPESARYNVSAGKTEAAMKTLHWIAKMNRASLPPGRLVEPITRERGSWRILLSPSFRRTSVLLWYSWFVASFIYYGSVLSSSELLEKNLLCVIDADKEHQVKHRHEDGLCYCIPFGYSDYQTLLISCLGEVALVPANIALLNVFGRKMTLTVLQLLAAFFFMILNICSTMFGFTVLLFLLRSLVSMNFNVVYIYTAEVYPTVARSLGMGFCTSFSRIGGMIAPFIAQVLMSQSVILALCPFAVACVLCALGNFLMPIETKGRALLQNS; encoded by the exons ATGAGTGACTCTATGAAGACTCAGCTGGTGAGCTCCATCTATCTGCAGGAGGTGGAACTGCAGGAGAAACCTGCTGACGACAAGCAGGACAGCAAGAACAGCAACAATG ATAAAACGTTCACAGTGGAGGATGCCGTGGAGAAAATCGGCTTCGGGCGTTTTCACATTCTGCTGTTTGTCATCATGGGGAGCTCCAAC ATCGTGGAGGCGATGGAGATCATGTTGTTAGCTGTGGTTTCTCCGGAGATTCGATGTGAGTGGCGTCTGGAAGACTGGCAGGTGGCACTCGTCTCCACT ATGGTTTTTCTGGGCTTCATGGTTTGTGGAGTGTTGGGAGGATACATCGCCGACCGATACGGACGCTGGAAG GTCGTGGTCGGTGGCTTCGTGTGGAGTGCGTACTTCTCGCTGCTCACGTCATTCGCACCGTCGTACGGTTGGTTCATCTTCCTGCGTGCCATGGTGGGCTGCGGCGTCGCAGGAGTGTCGCAGGg GTTTGTGCTGAAGACCGAGTTCATCCCGGCGAAGTATCGAGCCATCCTGCTGCCTCTGGCCACC ataTTCTGGATGCTGGGCTCCATGCTTATCATCATTCTGGGTATGCTGGTGGTTCCAACTTGGGGCTGGAGGTGGATGATACGGATCTCTGTCACGCCCAGTAtcatcctcatcttcctctttAAG TTTATTCCTGAGTCGGCTCGTTACAACGTATCAGCAGGAAAGACTGAGGCTGCCATGAAAACGCTGCACTGGATTGCTAAAATGAACCGAGCTTCTCTTCCGCCAGGACGACTCGTGGAGCCCATTACG AGAGAAAGAGGCAGCTGGAGAATTCTGCTCAGCCCATCATTCAGGAGGACATCTGTACTGCTCTGGTACTCATG GTTTGTGGCATCGTTTATATACTACGGCTCAGTGCTGAGCAGTTCAGAGCTGTTGGAGAAGAACCTGTTGTGTGTGATCGATGCCGATAAAGAGCATCAGGTCAAACATCGCCATGAGGACGGACTGTGTTACTGCATCCCCTTTGGGTACAGTGACTACCAGACTCTGCTTATCAGCTGCCTTGGAGAGGTCGCAT TGGTCCCAGCAAACATCGCTCTGCTTAACGTGTTTGGACGCAAGATGACTCTGACCGTACTGCAGCTGCTAGCAGCCTTTTTCTTTATGATACTCAACATTTGCTCCACTAT GTTTGGCTTCACGGTGCTGCTGTTTCTGCTGCGGTCTCTGGTCTCCATGAACTTTAATGTGGTTTACATCTACACGGCAGAG GTGTACCCCACGGTGGCGCGCTCTCTGGGGATGGGTTTCTGTACGTCGTTCAGTCGGATCGGAGGAATGATCGCTCCGTTCATTGCTCAG GTGCTGATGTCTCAGTCGGTGATTCTGGCTCTCTGTCCGTTCGCTGTGGCCTGTGTGCTCTGCGCTCTAGGAAACTTCCTGATGCCGATAGAAACCAAAGGACGAGCTCTGCTG CAAAACTCCTGA
- the svopl gene encoding putative transporter SVOPL isoform X1: MSDSMKTQLVSSIYLQEVELQEKPADDKQDSKNSNNADKTFTVEDAVEKIGFGRFHILLFVIMGSSNIVEAMEIMLLAVVSPEIRCEWRLEDWQVALVSTMVFLGFMVCGVLGGYIADRYGRWKVVVGGFVWSAYFSLLTSFAPSYGWFIFLRAMVGCGVAGVSQGFVLKTEFIPAKYRAILLPLATIFWMLGSMLIIILGMLVVPTWGWRWMIRISVTPSIILIFLFKFIPESARYNVSAGKTEAAMKTLHWIAKMNRASLPPGRLVEPITRERGSWRILLSPSFRRTSVLLWYSWFVASFIYYGSVLSSSELLEKNLLCVIDADKEHQVKHRHEDGLCYCIPFGYSDYQTLLISCLGEVALVPANIALLNVFGRKMTLTVLQLLAAFFFMILNICSTMFGFTVLLFLLRSLVSMNFNVVYIYTAEVYPTVARSLGMGFCTSFSRIGGMIAPFIAQVLMSQSVILALCPFAVACVLCALGNFLMPIETKGRALLQNS, translated from the exons ATGAGTGACTCTATGAAGACTCAGCTGGTGAGCTCCATCTATCTGCAGGAGGTGGAACTGCAGGAGAAACCTGCTGACGACAAGCAGGACAGCAAGAACAGCAACAATG CAGATAAAACGTTCACAGTGGAGGATGCCGTGGAGAAAATCGGCTTCGGGCGTTTTCACATTCTGCTGTTTGTCATCATGGGGAGCTCCAAC ATCGTGGAGGCGATGGAGATCATGTTGTTAGCTGTGGTTTCTCCGGAGATTCGATGTGAGTGGCGTCTGGAAGACTGGCAGGTGGCACTCGTCTCCACT ATGGTTTTTCTGGGCTTCATGGTTTGTGGAGTGTTGGGAGGATACATCGCCGACCGATACGGACGCTGGAAG GTCGTGGTCGGTGGCTTCGTGTGGAGTGCGTACTTCTCGCTGCTCACGTCATTCGCACCGTCGTACGGTTGGTTCATCTTCCTGCGTGCCATGGTGGGCTGCGGCGTCGCAGGAGTGTCGCAGGg GTTTGTGCTGAAGACCGAGTTCATCCCGGCGAAGTATCGAGCCATCCTGCTGCCTCTGGCCACC ataTTCTGGATGCTGGGCTCCATGCTTATCATCATTCTGGGTATGCTGGTGGTTCCAACTTGGGGCTGGAGGTGGATGATACGGATCTCTGTCACGCCCAGTAtcatcctcatcttcctctttAAG TTTATTCCTGAGTCGGCTCGTTACAACGTATCAGCAGGAAAGACTGAGGCTGCCATGAAAACGCTGCACTGGATTGCTAAAATGAACCGAGCTTCTCTTCCGCCAGGACGACTCGTGGAGCCCATTACG AGAGAAAGAGGCAGCTGGAGAATTCTGCTCAGCCCATCATTCAGGAGGACATCTGTACTGCTCTGGTACTCATG GTTTGTGGCATCGTTTATATACTACGGCTCAGTGCTGAGCAGTTCAGAGCTGTTGGAGAAGAACCTGTTGTGTGTGATCGATGCCGATAAAGAGCATCAGGTCAAACATCGCCATGAGGACGGACTGTGTTACTGCATCCCCTTTGGGTACAGTGACTACCAGACTCTGCTTATCAGCTGCCTTGGAGAGGTCGCAT TGGTCCCAGCAAACATCGCTCTGCTTAACGTGTTTGGACGCAAGATGACTCTGACCGTACTGCAGCTGCTAGCAGCCTTTTTCTTTATGATACTCAACATTTGCTCCACTAT GTTTGGCTTCACGGTGCTGCTGTTTCTGCTGCGGTCTCTGGTCTCCATGAACTTTAATGTGGTTTACATCTACACGGCAGAG GTGTACCCCACGGTGGCGCGCTCTCTGGGGATGGGTTTCTGTACGTCGTTCAGTCGGATCGGAGGAATGATCGCTCCGTTCATTGCTCAG GTGCTGATGTCTCAGTCGGTGATTCTGGCTCTCTGTCCGTTCGCTGTGGCCTGTGTGCTCTGCGCTCTAGGAAACTTCCTGATGCCGATAGAAACCAAAGGACGAGCTCTGCTG CAAAACTCCTGA
- the svopl gene encoding putative transporter SVOPL isoform X3 — protein MMVFLGFMVCGVLGGYIADRYGRWKVVVGGFVWSAYFSLLTSFAPSYGWFIFLRAMVGCGVAGVSQGFVLKTEFIPAKYRAILLPLATIFWMLGSMLIIILGMLVVPTWGWRWMIRISVTPSIILIFLFKFIPESARYNVSAGKTEAAMKTLHWIAKMNRASLPPGRLVEPITRERGSWRILLSPSFRRTSVLLWYSWFVASFIYYGSVLSSSELLEKNLLCVIDADKEHQVKHRHEDGLCYCIPFGYSDYQTLLISCLGEVALVPANIALLNVFGRKMTLTVLQLLAAFFFMILNICSTMFGFTVLLFLLRSLVSMNFNVVYIYTAEVYPTVARSLGMGFCTSFSRIGGMIAPFIAQVLMSQSVILALCPFAVACVLCALGNFLMPIETKGRALLQNS, from the exons ATG ATGGTTTTTCTGGGCTTCATGGTTTGTGGAGTGTTGGGAGGATACATCGCCGACCGATACGGACGCTGGAAG GTCGTGGTCGGTGGCTTCGTGTGGAGTGCGTACTTCTCGCTGCTCACGTCATTCGCACCGTCGTACGGTTGGTTCATCTTCCTGCGTGCCATGGTGGGCTGCGGCGTCGCAGGAGTGTCGCAGGg GTTTGTGCTGAAGACCGAGTTCATCCCGGCGAAGTATCGAGCCATCCTGCTGCCTCTGGCCACC ataTTCTGGATGCTGGGCTCCATGCTTATCATCATTCTGGGTATGCTGGTGGTTCCAACTTGGGGCTGGAGGTGGATGATACGGATCTCTGTCACGCCCAGTAtcatcctcatcttcctctttAAG TTTATTCCTGAGTCGGCTCGTTACAACGTATCAGCAGGAAAGACTGAGGCTGCCATGAAAACGCTGCACTGGATTGCTAAAATGAACCGAGCTTCTCTTCCGCCAGGACGACTCGTGGAGCCCATTACG AGAGAAAGAGGCAGCTGGAGAATTCTGCTCAGCCCATCATTCAGGAGGACATCTGTACTGCTCTGGTACTCATG GTTTGTGGCATCGTTTATATACTACGGCTCAGTGCTGAGCAGTTCAGAGCTGTTGGAGAAGAACCTGTTGTGTGTGATCGATGCCGATAAAGAGCATCAGGTCAAACATCGCCATGAGGACGGACTGTGTTACTGCATCCCCTTTGGGTACAGTGACTACCAGACTCTGCTTATCAGCTGCCTTGGAGAGGTCGCAT TGGTCCCAGCAAACATCGCTCTGCTTAACGTGTTTGGACGCAAGATGACTCTGACCGTACTGCAGCTGCTAGCAGCCTTTTTCTTTATGATACTCAACATTTGCTCCACTAT GTTTGGCTTCACGGTGCTGCTGTTTCTGCTGCGGTCTCTGGTCTCCATGAACTTTAATGTGGTTTACATCTACACGGCAGAG GTGTACCCCACGGTGGCGCGCTCTCTGGGGATGGGTTTCTGTACGTCGTTCAGTCGGATCGGAGGAATGATCGCTCCGTTCATTGCTCAG GTGCTGATGTCTCAGTCGGTGATTCTGGCTCTCTGTCCGTTCGCTGTGGCCTGTGTGCTCTGCGCTCTAGGAAACTTCCTGATGCCGATAGAAACCAAAGGACGAGCTCTGCTG CAAAACTCCTGA